The Chromatiaceae bacterium genome has a window encoding:
- a CDS encoding CbbQ/NirQ/NorQ/GpvN family protein yields the protein MSAATVLGATPAAPSAPAPGIHYQPQGREVALFEHAYYNRLPMMIKGPTGCGKTRLVRYMAERLGRPLYTVACHDDLTAADLVGRHLIGDAGTFWSDGPLTRAVREGAICYLDEVVEARKDTTVVLHPLTDDRRILILERTGETLEAPPGFMLVVSYNPGYQNLLKGMKPSTRQRFVALSLGFPHPELEIAILMRETAIDAALAKRLVVLACALRTLKDHDLDEGASTRLLVYAATLIRSGMSLLDACHAALVEPLTDDAETIAALREVIQASLGGQG from the coding sequence ATGTCCGCTGCCACCGTCCTCGGCGCTACTCCCGCCGCCCCCTCCGCGCCGGCTCCTGGCATCCACTACCAGCCCCAGGGCCGGGAAGTGGCCCTCTTCGAACACGCCTATTACAACCGCCTGCCGATGATGATCAAGGGCCCCACCGGCTGCGGCAAGACACGCCTGGTGCGCTACATGGCCGAACGCCTGGGCCGGCCCCTCTACACCGTGGCCTGCCATGACGACCTGACCGCGGCGGATCTGGTGGGGCGCCACCTGATCGGCGACGCCGGGACCTTCTGGTCCGATGGCCCCCTGACCCGGGCGGTACGGGAGGGGGCCATCTGCTACCTGGACGAGGTGGTGGAGGCGCGCAAGGACACCACCGTGGTTCTGCACCCCCTAACCGACGACCGCCGCATCCTCATCCTGGAACGTACCGGCGAGACCCTGGAGGCGCCGCCCGGCTTCATGCTGGTGGTCTCCTACAACCCCGGCTACCAGAATCTCCTCAAGGGCATGAAACCCAGCACCCGGCAGCGCTTCGTCGCCCTGAGCCTGGGCTTCCCCCATCCCGAACTGGAGATCGCCATTCTGATGCGGGAGACGGCCATCGATGCCGCCCTGGCGAAGCGCCTGGTGGTCCTGGCCTGTGCCCTGCGCACCCTCAAGGATCATGACCTGGACGAAGGCGCCTCTACCCGGCTCCTGGTCTATGCCGCCACCCTGATCCGCAGCGGCATGTCCCTGCTGGACGCCTGCCATGCCGCCCTGGTGGAACCCCTCACCGACGATGCCGAGACCATCGCCGCCCTGCGAGAGGTCATCCAGGCCAGCCTGGGTGGCCAAGGCTGA